One Sulfurimonas crateris genomic window carries:
- a CDS encoding ABC transporter ATP-binding protein — MITISNLTKKFGEHISLESVSCEFNKNDSIALMGANGAGKTTLIRAILGYYHPDSGKVLVDGFCPIKERVKVLQNVSFVPQLPPPIKLNIQELMQYICMSTDIDKELIEHYSNEMKLDIKANLYKSFFKLSGGMKQKLLIAISLAKKSNIIIYDEPTANLDPKARDDFYRLLKQNEDEKVLLFVTHRVEEVQELVNRQIYMDMGKVVADERL, encoded by the coding sequence ATGATAACTATTTCAAACCTTACAAAAAAATTCGGCGAGCATATATCCCTTGAGAGTGTGAGTTGCGAGTTTAACAAAAATGACTCCATAGCACTAATGGGCGCTAACGGTGCGGGAAAAACAACCCTTATCCGCGCAATCCTCGGATACTACCATCCAGATTCGGGAAAAGTTCTTGTAGATGGTTTTTGTCCGATTAAAGAGAGGGTAAAGGTGTTGCAAAATGTCAGTTTTGTACCGCAACTTCCCCCTCCCATAAAATTAAATATCCAAGAACTGATGCAGTATATCTGTATGAGCACAGACATAGACAAAGAACTCATCGAACACTACTCAAACGAAATGAAGCTTGATATCAAAGCAAATCTTTACAAGTCATTCTTTAAACTAAGCGGCGGTATGAAACAAAAACTGCTTATAGCAATTAGTTTAGCAAAAAAAAGCAACATCATTATATATGACGAGCCGACTGCAAATCTTGATCCAAAGGCAAGAGATGACTTCTATAGACTTTTAAAACAAAATGAAGATGAAAAAGTTCTTCTTTTTGTTACTCATAGAGTAGAGGAAGTTCAAGAATTAGTCAATAGACAAATATATATGGACATGGGAAAAGTGGTTGCAGATGAAAGACTCTAA
- a CDS encoding ABC transporter permease produces the protein MKNLYLIAYLDLKESIRAKWFLVYSLVFGGLIALFFIAGVTESQVMGFSGLSRLLLMYIQITIVILPIFILITTVRSISGDRDNHILEYMLSFPISLRQYYWGKIIGRFITVYLPVLFAMIIAIIFGFIKGAAIPWSIFFLYTGLLFSLSSAFLGIAFFISSFVKSSEVALGISFFVWIFLLAFIDIALISLMMQQRMNEELIIFIAMINPMELFRVAAISLFDPELTVMGPVAFYILDLMSQSVFVLVSIGYPLLLGLAFAYGGFKIFEKKDLV, from the coding sequence TTGAAAAATTTATATTTAATTGCATATCTAGATCTAAAAGAGTCTATAAGAGCCAAATGGTTTTTGGTCTACTCTCTTGTATTTGGAGGCTTAATTGCCCTCTTTTTTATAGCAGGAGTAACTGAATCTCAGGTAATGGGATTTAGCGGGCTCAGCAGACTTCTGCTTATGTATATCCAAATTACGATAGTTATACTTCCTATATTTATACTCATAACCACCGTTCGCTCCATCTCTGGCGACAGAGACAACCATATACTTGAGTATATGCTCTCGTTTCCTATTTCGCTAAGGCAGTATTACTGGGGTAAAATCATCGGAAGGTTTATTACTGTATATCTTCCTGTTCTTTTTGCTATGATTATTGCTATAATTTTTGGTTTTATAAAAGGTGCGGCAATTCCGTGGAGTATCTTCTTTTTATATACGGGGCTGCTCTTCTCGCTATCAAGCGCTTTTTTAGGTATAGCGTTTTTCATCTCTTCGTTTGTAAAATCATCTGAAGTTGCTCTTGGAATCTCATTCTTTGTCTGGATATTTCTACTCGCTTTTATAGATATAGCACTTATCTCGCTTATGATGCAGCAAAGGATGAATGAAGAACTTATCATATTTATCGCTATGATTAACCCAATGGAACTCTTCAGGGTAGCCGCAATATCTCTTTTTGATCCCGAACTTACCGTTATGGGACCTGTTGCCTTTTATATACTTGACCTTATGAGTCAAAGCGTATTTGTTCTTGTCTCCATCGGCTATCCTCTTCTCTTGGGGCTGGCTTTTGCTTACGGCGGTTTTAAAATATTTGAAAAAAAAGATTTGGTTTAA